A region of the Corynebacterium renale genome:
AGGCTCGTCGGGCTTTCCCTCCCACTTTCGCCCACTCTCACCCCACATCCCCACTTTCCCCCACTAGCGCAGGGGTGGCACGGGGAAACGTGTCTTGAATTTTTTTAAAGCGGGGGTTCTATTTGCTGTAAACGCTCTTATCCTGCGCGAATGGGAAGTTCTGTTGGGGTGGCGTTTGGGTTTGCGCGTGCGGAGCGAATAGGTGAGGGGCGTATAAAGCCGCATTGGCCGGAAAATTCGGGGAAATTTCCCCACCACATTTATAAGCCCTGACGTGCGCTAACCCAGATTTTAGTAGGGGCCTACGTAGTTTCATGGGTTGATTGTGGGGGGAAGTGGGGTAAAGTGGGGGCCAGTGGTTGATAAGTGGAGATTGTGCGATCGAAACTTCAGCCCCGCACTACAACAAAATGACTGACTCATCGTGAGCTTCTAGCTTGGGATTCTTTTGTGAATACCAGCGGAAACCGAAGTGATAAGTCCACATCATCTAGTTCAAGGAGGGTACGGGCCCGATGTTCCTCGGCACCTACACTCCCAAGCTCGATGACAAAGGACGTCTGACGCTCCCGGCGAAATTTCGTGAGGAACTTGCCGGCGGGTTGATGGTCACTAAGGGCCAGGATCACTCTCTAGCGGTGTACCCGCGAGAAGAGTTCGCGGCTCGCGCACGCAAGGCAGCTGCTGTGTCACGAACGAATCCACAGGCACGTGCGTTCATTCGTAACTTGGCGGCGAGCGCTGACGAGCAACGGCCTGACTCCCACGGGCGCATCACATTGTCCCCAGGTCACCGTGAATACGCTGGCCTGAGCAAAGAATGCGTGGTCATCGGGTCCGTGGATTTCCTGGAAATTTGGGACGCACAAGCTTGGGCGGAGTACCAAGAGCAGACGGAGGACGCATTCTCTGCTGCGGACGCTGACGATGTTTTAGGCGGGTTGTTGTAGCAGTGCACACAAGCAGGTGCATGTAAGGACTCTGCTCGATGGGACGCTCTGGTGTACTTCCCCGATATCAGAGTTATGACATCGAGTAGGGCCCTATATGCACTTTTAGCATGGTCGACCAGGCGGAAACTTTTCCAAGAAGGGGGCAGGTAGTGGCGGATCACTACGATGAGGCGTTAACCGTCAACCATGGCCACGTACCAGTCATGCGCGACCGTGTCACAGAGCTGCTCGACCCGGCACTGCGCATGCCCGGAGCGGTGCTTATCGACGCCACCTTGGGAGCCGGCGGTCACACAGAACACTTTCTGGAAACCTACCCGGATCTTTATGTATTAGGCATTGACCGGGACCCCATCGCGCTAGCAAACGCAACCGAAAGGCTTGCCCGTTTCGGGAATCGATTCGAACCTGCACAATTCCGCTTCGATGAGCTCGAAGATGCGGTCGAGCAAGGATCAGGTGAAGCGTCGGCAAGCGCCCGCGACTATGGAGTTGCGGGTGCCCTGTTCGATCTTGGGGTCTCGTCTATGCAGCTCGACCAAGCTGAGCGAGGATTCGCGTACAAGGTGGACGCCCCACTAGATATGCGCATGGACCCTACCAAGGGGATTACGGCTGCGGACATCTTGAACACCTACAGCCACGGCGAACTGGCCCATGTCTTGAAAACGTACGGCGACGAGCGGTTTGCCGGAAAGATTGCATCAGCTGTGCTGAAGGAACGGGAGAAGGAGGCCTTCACTACGTCAGCTCGGTTGGTGGAATTGCTGTATGCGGTCATCCCAGCAGCGACGCGCCGTACCGGAGGGCATCCCGCAAAGCGTACGTTCCAGGCTCTGCGCGTCGAGGTGAACCAGGAACTCGACGCCATTGAACGTTCGATCCCTGCGATTACGCACAGCCTTCGTGTCGGAGGGCGTGTGGTGTACATGGCTTACCAATCCCACGAAGACAAGATCGTGAAGAAAGCCTTCGCAGACCTTACCGAAGACAAAACCCCCTCGGGCTTGCCCGTTCCGCTTCCCGGCATGGAACCAGACTTTGCTCTGCTTACCCGTGGCGCCGAGAAGGCTACACCTGAAGAAATTGAACAAAACCCACGCTCGGCGCCGGTGCGCGTCAGGGCTGTAGAAAGAATTAAACCGGCGGCATTGGAGCACACATCATGACTAGCAACTTGACGGAGCGTCGTCGTGGCAGGGTTCGCGGAGCGAGCCGCGATTATTCGCAGGCGACCCGTGAACAGCGCACTCAGAGTCACGATTACACCGTGTACGACGCCTCCGGTGCACCTGTCACCGCGCCACGGAAGCCACCCCGTGAAGCGGCTACTCCTACGCGGGCGAGAGGATTCCGTGCCTTCGTCACCAAGCCGGGTGGCCGTCTCGGCTCACAGCAGGTGGTTTCGCAGCGCGGTCGACGTATCGCGGTAGCGAGCACGGTGAAATCCGAGGAGCAGACTCGTCTGTTCCGCGTTGGACTGTGTTCTGTCGCCGGATTAATCGGTGGTGTATTCCTAGCCATCGGGCTCTCTGGCGCATCCACCGACCAGACTTTTACCTTGCAACAATTGCAGGCGCAGGAAAACCAGCTTGACAATCAGCTGGAAACGCTGCACCGGGACGTAGAGCTTGCGCAGGCGTCGTCCCGCCTGGCCACGTACGCACACAATGAGCGCATGGGTGTGCCGGTACAACCGGGTGTCCTCCGAGTAGATGAAAATGGGGAGATTAGCGAAGACCGCGCTCCAGAAGGAGGAGTACGCGAAGTCATTGACGTCAATGACGAATTCGCACGTCCAAACGCTGCTTCCAGTAACCCGCAGCGCACAGGAGAACTTGGCGATACCCTTGCCCCCGTCCCATCCGGACAGGCACAGATCCCAAGTAACCCTGCGGCGCCGCCATACGCGGAGCAGCCTTACGCGCAGAGGTAGGGTGTGGTGAGCACACAGCAATACAGTGGCGAAACGCTGCGTCCGGGTGCACCAAAAAAACGCCCAACGCAGCGTTTCATTACGCGCAGTCGCCTCCAGAAAGTTGTCGCATTGCTGGTAGCGGTGTGCGTCATCCTTGTTGGGCGCCTTGCCTGGGTCCAGGTCGTGTGGGGCCCAGACCTTGCTGCACAAGCTGAAAATCAACGTGCGCGTATCTACACGGAACCAGCGCGACGTGGACACATCGCAGACCGCCATGGGAACATGCTGTCCTTTACTATGCAGGCGCGTTCTTTAACGGTGTCGCCTAATCTTCTACGTAAAGAACTGCGCGAGCAGGACTGGCTGGAAATGCGTGTTAATGAAGACGTATCCGGTCTAAGTGAAGAGGAACGCAACTCACGCCTGGATAAGTCCGTCACTGCCACGTTGGAGGATATGGCTAAGCGAATCCCGACAATGATCGAGGACGCTACCACCGAAGACCAGGACGTCAAGAGCGAGGAGATCCTCGATAAGCTCAAGGCTGATAGCACCTACGAGGTGTTGGTCCGCAACGTCGACCCAGATGTCGCAGCCGAAATCGCCCAGACCTTCCATGGTGTGGCTGCTGACCACCAAGACATTCGTCAGTACCCGAACGGGGCAGTGGGCGAAAACATCATCGGCAAGGTGTCGATGGACGGTCAAGGCCAATTCGGTTTCGAGCTCTCTGGCGACGAACTGCTTGCCGGCGAAAACGGACGCCTCACAGAAGACGTATCCACCAACGGGCAAGTCATTCCTGGCACCTTGCGCGACCAAGTCAAAGCAGTCGACGGCTCGGACGTCCAACTGACTATCGACGTCGATCTACAGACTTTCCTCCAGCAGCAGCTCGAGCAAGCGAAAGCAAATTCAGGCGCCAAGGGGGCGGAAGCAGTCGTGCTGGATTCGCGGACCGGCGAAATCCTGGCGATGGCCAACACGGACACCATTGATCCGAACGGGAACATAGATAAACAGTTGGAGGACGGCAAAGACTTTGGCAACCCCTCCATCTCCGCGCCGTTCGAACCCGGTTCCGTCGCAAAGATCATTACTGCTGCCGCTGCCATTGAAGAGGGCGTGACCACCCCTGATGAGGTACACCAGGTACCTGGATCGATCAACATGGCGGGCGTGACCGTCAACGATGCGTGGGCGCATGGGGTTGTCCCGTACACCACCACCGGTATCTTCGGTAAGTCGTCGAACGTGGGTACTCTGATGATCGCGCAGCGGGTTGGTGAAGAGAAGTTTGACCATTACGTTCGCAGCTTCGGCATCGGGTCGGAGACAGGTGTCGAACTTCCTAATGAGTCAGCAGGTCTTTACCCAACGCTGGAGAACTGGGGCGGCGGTACTTTCGCGAACCTTCCTATTGGGCAGGGTATGTCCTGGACTGGGCTGCAGATGGCGTCAGTGTACCAAGCGCTGGCTAACGGCGGGCAGCGTATCGAGCCACGCATTGTGAAGAAGGTCGTGGACTCTTCAGGCGAAGAGGTGGAACTGGAAGCCCCAGAAACCACCCAGGTAGTCAGCCCAGAGACAGCCCGCACAGTCATCGATATGTTCCGTGCAGTCACGCAATCAGATCCCTCGGGAATGCAGTCCGGTACCGGCTCCAACGGCGGCATTGAGGGATACCAAACTTCCGGTAAGACGGGTACTGCGCAGAAGGTCGAGGAAGCTACCGGAGCGTACTCCATGAACCGCTTCTGGATCACGTTTGCCGGTGTTGCCCCAGCGGATAATCCCCGTTACGTCATTGCAGTCATGGTCGATGAACCAGGTCGCGGTGTCGAACCCGGTGGTTCAGGAGGCCAATCCGCGGCTCCAATCTTCCGAGAAGTTGCCAGCTGGCTGCTTGACCGCGACAACGTGCCGCTCTCGCCTCCGATGGACCAAAAGCTCATTCTCCAAGCGGGGTAGAATGGCACCGCCATTGCGCGCTGCTTCCCATCCTCAGAACCTGTGCGCAGGTCCCTATTAATCACAGAGAGGCCCACCGTATGACACCAGCAGAAAGCTCCGCTAGCTCTTCCGTTACCCTTCACGATGTCGCCCATGCGGTCTCGGCCGAGGTGCGCTCCATTCAGTCCGCTGAGGAGCTCGCCCGGTTACGGATTTCTGGCATTAGCCTCGATTCTTCAACCGTCGGGGATGGCGAAATATTCGCTGCTCTTCCCGGCACTAAAACACATGGGGCGAAATTCGCTGCGGAGACTCAGGCCGCTGCAGTGCTTACCGACGACGCCGGCGCCCAGCTGCTCGCCGAAGCTGCAGAGCAGCGCCCGGTTTTGGTAGTCCCAGACATCCGCGATGTGCTGGGTACCGCATCCACCTTGATTTATGGCGATCCGACCAAGGACTTGACCGTCATCGGTATTACAGGAACCTCGGGGAAGACGACGACTAGCTACCTCGTAGAGACCGGGTTGATGGCCACCGGCGCCAAGGTAGGCTTGATCGGAACTACGGGCACCCGTATTGACGGAACTCCTGTTCCTACCAGCCTGACCACTCCGGAGGCACCAACTCTGCAGCACCTCTTTGCTGATATGCGTGACCAAGGCGTGACGCACGTGGTTATGGAAGTGTCCAGCCACGCTTTGTCACTGGGTCGTGTGCAGGGCACGCACTTTGCCGTGGGGGCTTTCACGAATCTCTCCCAAGACCACTTGGATTTTCACCCGACGATGGACGACTACTTTGCCGCTAAGGCATTGCTGTTTGATCCAGCTTCGACTGTCGCAGCGGAGAAAGCTGTGGTCTGTGTCGACGACTCGTGGGGCGAGAAGATGGCGGCTTTCAACCCGGATACGTGGACTGTGGCAACGCACGGGCAGCCCGGGGACGTTACGGCGTCGCGCACTCAGGTGGCTGTAACCGGCGAGCAGGATTTCACAGTGAGCCTTCCTCATGCTGACGGCCACCACTGCGTACACCTTCCGCTTCCCGGGCGTTTCAATGTGGCTAATGCCGCTGTTGCGATTGCCATCGCAGATCGCATTGATGTAGACGTTGCGGCCTTCGTCGCCGGTATTGCTGAAGTAGCCGTACCCGGACGAATGCAGCGCATAGATGAAGGCCAAGATTTCATCGCGGTTGTGGATTACGCGCACAAACCTGCGGCGATTGCAGAAGTGCTCGATACGTTGCGCAGCCAAGTTGCCGGCCGCGTCGGCATCATTATCGGTGCGGGTGGCAACCGTGACCATTCGAAGCGTCCACTCATGGGCGAAGCTGCGGCCCAGCGTGCAGACCTGGTCATAGTTACGGACGATAATCCTCGCGATGAAGTCCCAGCAGACATCCGTAAAGACGTCCTGGCAGGTGCGCATTCCGCCGGAACGTCTGCTGAGATTCGCGAATACGACGGACGAGGTGCTGCTATTGAAGCGCTGGCTGCATGGGCACAACCAGGGGATGCCATCATCGTTGCGGGTAAAGGGCACGAGACCGGTCAACTTGTGGCAGGTACTGTGCACCCGTTCGATGACCGTGAATCGCTGCGTGCCGCGCTGCAGCGACGCTTAGGCCACGGCACCGAAAATACAGCAAACGATAACCAGGCATAAGGACAAGCCATGATTGAACTATCTTTGCGCGAAATCGCCGACATCGTTGGAGGAACCCTCGTCGGAGGTGCAGATCCGGATGCAGCGGTAACCGGGAATGTCGAATTCGATTCCCGCAAGATTGGCCCGGGAGACCTCTTTATTGCGCTGCCGGGGGCTCGGGTTGATGGGCACGATTTTGTCCGGCAGGCCGTCGAGAAGCACGGTGCTGTTGCCGCGATTGTGACCCATGACGTTGGCATGCCGGCGATTTTGGTGGCCCCTCAAGGTCGCTCGGAGTCGACCTCTGACGTGTATGCCCACGATGAAGATGGTTCTATGGCTGCGGCTATCGACGCTTTAAGCGCGTTGGCTCGCGAGGTTATTGATCGTCTCGCCGCAGATGGTTTGACTGTCGTTGGGGTGACTGGGTCAGCTGGAAAAACATCCACGAAAGATTTACTAGCCAGCGTGTTATCGCAGGCCGGACCAACCGTAGCGCCTCCTGGAAGTTTTAATAATGAACTGGGCCACCCGTACACGGCGCTGCGCTGCACCCCAGAGACTAGCTATCTCGTCGCGGAAATGTCGGCTCGTGGTATTGGTCATATCGCGCACCTTGCGCAGATTGCACCGCCACGGATTGGCGTCGAGCTGAATGTGGGCAGTGCGCATGTTGGTGAGTTTGGTTCGCGGGAAAATATCGCGGTGGCGAAAGGGGAGCTTGTTGAGGCTCTGCCGGACGCTGGAGCTGGTGGTATAGCGGTCCTCAACGCAGATGACCCGTTCGTTGCGGGCATGGCGCCCCGTACCGAGGCGCGGACCCTTTGGTATTCGGCCGGGCATCCGGTGGAGGGGGCACCGAAGCCGGACGTATGGGCTACAGACATCACGGTCGGCGCTGACGGCTGCGCCGAATTTAGTCTGAATACAGCAGATGGAATCACAGAAATTGCACTAGGTATCGCAGGCGAGCACCAGGTCGCGAATGCTCTGGCTGCCGCCACTGGCGGACTAGCAGTAGGGCTGGATCTGGCGACTGTAGCGCAGGCGTTGTGCGAACACCGCGCTGTCTCCCCACACAGGATGGCCACGTTTACCCGAAACGATGGTGTAACAATCATCGATGATGCCTACAACGCCAACCCGGAGTCGATGCGCGCAGGAATCGAGTCCGCTGTGCAGTCCGCGCGGTCACGGGCACAGGACTACCCGAATGCCCGGGTGTACGCAGTGCTTGGTCCGATGGGGGAGCTTGGATCCGCAGCCACCACCGCACACCGGGAATTAGGCCAGTGGATTACCCAGCGCCACGTTGCTGTGACCATTGGTGTTGGTGAGGACGAGCTCTCGCACGCGCTTGTGAGCGGTGTGACCGCCAACAGCAGCCCCGGGGTAACCGGGTTCCTCGTCGCGGATAAAGACGCGGCTGTGCGGTACCTCCACGAACATATCCGTCCCGGTGATGTGGTTCTGGTGAAAGCTTCGAATGCCTCACACTTGTGGGAAGTCGCCGAAGCCTTAAACACCTCCGTTTCGGGTGCCTAGTACCCGGGCGCTAAAGTAAGTGACTGTTAACCTCACCGCGCGGACTCTCCGGAGACCGCGCGGACTCCGTACCCTGGCAAGGATTATTTGATCTGTCGTGACGAACATAATTATCGCCGGAGCCGTAAGCTTCCTCGTTGCAATCTTTACCACTCCGCTGCTCATCCGCTATTTCTCGGCGGAAGGCCTGGGGCAGGAGATCCGCGAGGATGGTCCGCGGTCCCACATGCGCAAGCGTGGAACGCCGACGATGGGTGGACTCGCAATCTTGCTGGGTATCACGGCAGGATATTTGTGCAGTGTTATCTACGGGGCTGCCACCGGGACCGGTGGTTTCTCCGCCTCGGGCGTGTTAGTACTGCTCCTGACCCTGGGCCTGGGCGGGTTGGGGTTCGCAGACGACTTCATCAAGCTGTTCAAGAACCGCAATCTGGGGCTCAATAAGACTGCTAAATTGGTGGGCCAGCTGGTCCTGGCGATTGGGTTCGCACTGCTTATTCTCCAGTTCCCAAATGAATCTGGGATTACACCGGGATCAACGAATCTTTCATTTGTCCGCGACATCCCCACGATTGATCTGGCTTTAGGTGGCGGAATTGGCATCGCGCTGTTCGTCATCTTCATCATCATCGTCATTGCCGCGTGGTCGAATGCGGTGAATCTCACCGATGGTCTTGATGGTCTGGCTGCTGGTTCTACCGCCATGGTCATGGGTGCGTACACGATGATGACGTTCTGGCAGTACCGAAACTCCTGCAGTATCGATGCCGCCGCGGGGTGCTACATTGTGCGCGACCCGCTGGACTTGGCGGTGCTGGCAGTCGCAGGTTTTGGTGCATGTGTTGGTTTCTTGTGGTGGAACGCTGCGCCGGCAAAGATTTTCATGGGTGATACCGGATCGCTGGCACTCGGTGGTTTGGTTGCTGGCTTGTCGATTGCGTCGCGCACGGAATTGCTCATGGTTATTGTGGCTGCACTGTTCGTCCTTGAGGCGGTGTCGGTGGTGATCCAGGTCGCTGTGTTCCGCACCACGGGTAAGCGGTTCTTCCGTATGGCGCCGTTCCACCACCACTTTGAAAACGGTGGCTGGGCCGAAACGACCGTGACTATCCGCTTCTGGATTATCGCCGGCCTAGCCGCAGGGATCGGCATGGCACTGTTCTACGGCGAATGGTTGAGTACAACCGATTCCGTGGGACTGTTCAGCATGGGCGTGGGAGCGTAGTTCGATGGAGAACCTTCTTGCCCACCACGAGCGTGTTTTTGTTGCCGGCGCAGGTGTGTCGGGCAAATCTTCAGCTCTGCTGTTGAATTCCTTGCAGGTGCCCGTAGTGCTTGTCGACGACTCGACGCCCGCTGCGGAAACCGTGAAAGCTTTAGCTGACCCCGCCACCGATTTCCAGATCGCTACGACAGCTGAGGCACAAATGCAGCTGCGTTCGGGAGATCTTGTGGTGACATCGCCCGGCTGGCGCCCTGATACACCATTTTTGGTTGCAGCCGCCCAAGCTGGATGCGAAGTCATTGGAGATGTGGAACTGGTATGGAGACTTGACCAGTCGGGACAGTTCGGTGCTCCGCGGACGTGGTGCGTGGTCACGGGCACTAACGGTAAGACTACTGCCACGGGCATGCTGGAAGCGATGTTTAAGGCAGGGGGAGTCAGTGCTCGCGCGGCCGGAAATATCGGGGTAGGTATCGCTGACGTGGTGCGTGAGGATCCGCGGATCGACGTCGTCGTGGCGGAACTTTCCAGCTTCCAGTTGCATTGGGCGCCACAGCTGACGCCAGACGCGGGGATACTTCTGAACCTCGCGGAAGATCATCTGGATTGGCATGGTGGCATGGATGCGTATGCGGCAGCGAAAGCACGTGCCCTGCGTGGACCGATTGCTGTCGTGGGCTGGGACGACCGGTTGGTACGTACGACCGTCGGAAAGCCGGGAGTAGTAGCTGATGACACAACGGTGGTGAAGACCGGTCTATCGGATCCAGATTCGTATGGTGACAACGGCGTTGGAGTCTTAGAGGGCCGGTTGGTTTCCCGAATCGATGGGGAAGAGACCCCTGTGGTGGACCTATCGGAGATTTCTCCGGCTGGTCCCGCGGGAGCGTATGATGCTGCCGCTGCCATGGCGGTAGCCCTGCGATGTGGTGTGGATGCCCACGCCATCGAACGTGCGCTGCGCACTTTTGAGGTAGCCGGTCACCGCGGTCAGACTGTCGCGCAGGCAGGCGGGGTTTCGTGGGTTGATAATTCGAAAGCCACCAATCCCCACGCTGCGGATGGTGCACTGGCAGGATACGACTCGGTTCTCTGGATTGCTGGTGGTCAGCTCAAAGGTGCGCATGTGACGGACTTGGTGCAGACACATGCGGATCGTTTGCGTGGTGTTGTCGCATTGGGTGTAGACCGACAGGACATCATTGCTGCGGTCGAGGCTCTGGGACGTGATATTCCGATTCATGAGGTGACTACAACGAACCCGGTCGCCGCGATGGAGGAGTGCGTGCACTGGGCCGGTGAACATGCGCAGCCGGGTGATGTGGTGTTACTTGCACCGGCGGCGGCTTCCTTAGATATGTTCACCGGCATGGGGCAACGTGGCGATGAATTTGCCCGCGCAGCGCGTAAGTGGTGTGTCGCCTGTGACTAATGGGGTAAAAGCGACTAGAGTTGGAACAACTTTAGCCGTATAGCCTCTCGCCTCGGGCAGTCCATCGAGGTACAAGGGGGCAGGGTACATCTCAGGAGCGCAGCTAGTGACACCCCCACGTAAAACACACGCCTCCCGCGACCGTCGCGTCCACGCAGCGCGTAGCAACACCGCCGTTACTGAGCGACGCCCCAGTACCCGACCGAGTGGTGCGAAACCCACGAAAGATGCCGAAGGGACCATGTGGATTTCCCGTACCATCAAGCGGGTTTCTGAGTGGCTGGAATCTAACCCTGGCATTGATTACTTGATGATCCGCATCATCGTTTTTCTGCTGACTGGTATTGGCGTCGTGATGGTGATGTCCAGTTCGATGACCTGGTCGGTGCTGGAAAATTCAGACGTCTGGGGCGCTGCGCTACGCCAGTCAATCATGGTATTCGTGGGCCTCGTTGGCTTTTGGGTGGCGTTGAAAATTCCTCCCCAGGTGGTACGTAGGTTTTCTGGTACTGCGCTTGTTGTGTCCTTAGTTTTGCTGGTTGCCGTTCTTATCCCGGGTATCGGCACCGGTAGGGAAGAGGTTGGCTCACAGTCGTGGATTGCGTTGGGTCCTGTACAGTTCCAGCCTTCGGAGATCGCGAAGATTGGCTTAGCTATTTTCGGTGCGTCATTCTTGGCCAACCGGGTCCATGCAGTGAAGAATCTGCAGTCGCGCTTCAACCAATTCTGCGCTATCGCTGTGCTTTTTATCCTTTTGGTGTTCCTCGAGGGTGATGTTGGCATGGCAGCGACGGTGACGCTTACCGCGGTGGCACTCATGTTTTTCGCGGGCATGCACCGAAGCTGGATCATCGCGGCTGTTGTCGCTGGTTTAGTGGGTGCCGTTTTGCTCATCGTGGGCGGCGGTTTCCGTTCGCATCGTTTCCACGTTTACTTCGATGCCCTGTTTGGCCACTTTGAAGATACACGTGGCACCGCGTTCCAGTCTTATCAGGGATTTTTGTCGCTTGCCGACGGATCCGTGACCGGCGTCGGTTTGGGACAGTCCCGCGCGAAGTGGTTCTACCTCCCCGAGGCGCGCAATGACTTTATCTTCGCCATTGTGGGTGAGGAGCTGGGCTTGTGGGGCGGAGCACTAGTAATCATCTTGTTCTTCCTGCTGGGATTCTTCGGGTTGCGTACCGCGATGCGTGCACAGGACCAGTTTCAGTCTTTGTTGGCAGCGACATTGACCATCGGTGTGGTCGCACAGGCGTTTATCAATATTGCCTACGTCATTGGGCTGTTGCCGGTGACTGGTATTCAGCTACCTATGATTTCTGCAGGTGGTACCTCTGCGGTGATTACCCTGGTCGCTATGGGAATATTGGCAAATATTGCCCGCCACGAACCAGAGGCCGTGTCGGCTGTGCGTTCATATGGGCGCCCATTCTTTGACCGCCTCCTCATGATTGGCGAGCCTTTGGCTCCCGCGGAAACCCGGACGCCTTCAGTGGCCCACCCAGTGCGAGAACGCGGATTCCGTGGCAGGGAGTCGGCTGCACGTGCTGAGCGCGAAGCGCGTTTCGGCGTTCCGGTTACGGAGCGTTCTACCCGTGATGCGCGGTCGCCGAAGCCGGTGAATTACACTTCGACACAGTCCTCAAGCCGGGGTCGGCATCCAGAAGGTGGCCAGAGTGCATATCGATCGCGTTCCAGCGCGGATGCCCCGCGTCGCCCAAGTAGCCCCCGGCCTTCACAACGAAAGTGAGTTCTGCTCGTGGATGATAGGTCCATAAGTACGCACAACGCTGAAGTAAGCCCGCTTCGCCCGTATTCGGTTGTCGTCGCTGGCGGTGGCACGGCGGGGCATATTGAGCCGGCGCTAGCCGTCGCTGATGCTCTACGTGAGATTGGTGATGTGCGCGTCACCGCATTAGGGACGCCGAAAGGCCTGGAAGGGGAACTCGTCCCTGAGCGTGGCATCGAGTTGCGCATGATTGACCCGGTCCCGGTGCCCCGCAAGGCTTCTCTCGATATGGTGAAGTTGCCGCTGCGTGTAGTGAAAGCGGTTTCACAGACGAAGGATATTTTGCGTGATGTTAACGCTGATGCCGTGATTGGTTTCGGCGGTTACGTGTCTGCACCGGCGTATTTGGCCGCGCGTCAGCTGGGTCTGCCGTTTTATGTGCATGAGGCCAATGCCAAGGCTGGAATGGCCAACAAACTGGGAATTAAGCTCGGTGGTCACGGTTTTAATGCGGTGAGTGATTCGGGCATCCCGGGCGAGGTTGTGGGGATCCCAATCCGCAAGAATTTGACGGGGGACAGGGACTCCAGCGCAGCTGACCGCGGACGTGAAGAGTGGGACCTCAGCCCTGACCGCTCGACGATTCTGGTTACTGGCGGCTCGCAGGGTGCTCGCTCGCTCAATGAAGCACTTGCCGACGCCATCGTGGACCTCACCGACGCCGGCTACCAGGTATTGCACGCTTACGGGAAGAAGAACCCTGCCCCGGAACGCCACGAGCATTACACAGCGGTTCCCTTTATCACGGATATGGCTGCCGCGTACGCCGTTGCAGACCTTATCGTGTGCCGCTCTGGTGCGATGACGGTTGCAGAAGTCACGGCCGCGGGTGTGCCCGCAGTCTATGTCCCA
Encoded here:
- a CDS encoding UDP-N-acetylmuramoyl-L-alanyl-D-glutamate--2,6-diaminopimelate ligase, which gives rise to MTPAESSASSSVTLHDVAHAVSAEVRSIQSAEELARLRISGISLDSSTVGDGEIFAALPGTKTHGAKFAAETQAAAVLTDDAGAQLLAEAAEQRPVLVVPDIRDVLGTASTLIYGDPTKDLTVIGITGTSGKTTTSYLVETGLMATGAKVGLIGTTGTRIDGTPVPTSLTTPEAPTLQHLFADMRDQGVTHVVMEVSSHALSLGRVQGTHFAVGAFTNLSQDHLDFHPTMDDYFAAKALLFDPASTVAAEKAVVCVDDSWGEKMAAFNPDTWTVATHGQPGDVTASRTQVAVTGEQDFTVSLPHADGHHCVHLPLPGRFNVANAAVAIAIADRIDVDVAAFVAGIAEVAVPGRMQRIDEGQDFIAVVDYAHKPAAIAEVLDTLRSQVAGRVGIIIGAGGNRDHSKRPLMGEAAAQRADLVIVTDDNPRDEVPADIRKDVLAGAHSAGTSAEIREYDGRGAAIEALAAWAQPGDAIIVAGKGHETGQLVAGTVHPFDDRESLRAALQRRLGHGTENTANDNQA
- a CDS encoding UDP-N-acetylmuramoyl-tripeptide--D-alanyl-D-alanine ligase translates to MIELSLREIADIVGGTLVGGADPDAAVTGNVEFDSRKIGPGDLFIALPGARVDGHDFVRQAVEKHGAVAAIVTHDVGMPAILVAPQGRSESTSDVYAHDEDGSMAAAIDALSALAREVIDRLAADGLTVVGVTGSAGKTSTKDLLASVLSQAGPTVAPPGSFNNELGHPYTALRCTPETSYLVAEMSARGIGHIAHLAQIAPPRIGVELNVGSAHVGEFGSRENIAVAKGELVEALPDAGAGGIAVLNADDPFVAGMAPRTEARTLWYSAGHPVEGAPKPDVWATDITVGADGCAEFSLNTADGITEIALGIAGEHQVANALAAATGGLAVGLDLATVAQALCEHRAVSPHRMATFTRNDGVTIIDDAYNANPESMRAGIESAVQSARSRAQDYPNARVYAVLGPMGELGSAATTAHRELGQWITQRHVAVTIGVGEDELSHALVSGVTANSSPGVTGFLVADKDAAVRYLHEHIRPGDVVLVKASNASHLWEVAEALNTSVSGA
- the rsmH gene encoding 16S rRNA (cytosine(1402)-N(4))-methyltransferase RsmH, which produces MVDQAETFPRRGQVVADHYDEALTVNHGHVPVMRDRVTELLDPALRMPGAVLIDATLGAGGHTEHFLETYPDLYVLGIDRDPIALANATERLARFGNRFEPAQFRFDELEDAVEQGSGEASASARDYGVAGALFDLGVSSMQLDQAERGFAYKVDAPLDMRMDPTKGITAADILNTYSHGELAHVLKTYGDERFAGKIASAVLKEREKEAFTTSARLVELLYAVIPAATRRTGGHPAKRTFQALRVEVNQELDAIERSIPAITHSLRVGGRVVYMAYQSHEDKIVKKAFADLTEDKTPSGLPVPLPGMEPDFALLTRGAEKATPEEIEQNPRSAPVRVRAVERIKPAALEHTS
- a CDS encoding peptidoglycan D,D-transpeptidase FtsI family protein — encoded protein: MTRSRLQKVVALLVAVCVILVGRLAWVQVVWGPDLAAQAENQRARIYTEPARRGHIADRHGNMLSFTMQARSLTVSPNLLRKELREQDWLEMRVNEDVSGLSEEERNSRLDKSVTATLEDMAKRIPTMIEDATTEDQDVKSEEILDKLKADSTYEVLVRNVDPDVAAEIAQTFHGVAADHQDIRQYPNGAVGENIIGKVSMDGQGQFGFELSGDELLAGENGRLTEDVSTNGQVIPGTLRDQVKAVDGSDVQLTIDVDLQTFLQQQLEQAKANSGAKGAEAVVLDSRTGEILAMANTDTIDPNGNIDKQLEDGKDFGNPSISAPFEPGSVAKIITAAAAIEEGVTTPDEVHQVPGSINMAGVTVNDAWAHGVVPYTTTGIFGKSSNVGTLMIAQRVGEEKFDHYVRSFGIGSETGVELPNESAGLYPTLENWGGGTFANLPIGQGMSWTGLQMASVYQALANGGQRIEPRIVKKVVDSSGEEVELEAPETTQVVSPETARTVIDMFRAVTQSDPSGMQSGTGSNGGIEGYQTSGKTGTAQKVEEATGAYSMNRFWITFAGVAPADNPRYVIAVMVDEPGRGVEPGGSGGQSAAPIFREVASWLLDRDNVPLSPPMDQKLILQAG
- the mraZ gene encoding division/cell wall cluster transcriptional repressor MraZ is translated as MFLGTYTPKLDDKGRLTLPAKFREELAGGLMVTKGQDHSLAVYPREEFAARARKAAAVSRTNPQARAFIRNLAASADEQRPDSHGRITLSPGHREYAGLSKECVVIGSVDFLEIWDAQAWAEYQEQTEDAFSAADADDVLGGLL